A stretch of the Harpia harpyja isolate bHarHar1 chromosome 5, bHarHar1 primary haplotype, whole genome shotgun sequence genome encodes the following:
- the LOC128142257 gene encoding protein-glutamine gamma-glutamyltransferase 5-like, producing the protein MCDSLLVLNINVTERKLGWFTEEISQTLHCILLRSRYLHQYCASDTSTCRRKMEVIELGEVDLNCPSNCQIHNTHFFGTDRQIIRRGQAFSFYAHFQNREWDDSVDQAIFTVETGLRPCESNETKCTFPMGRCLDQTCWSASYKIHQPKCINISVFPPSSACIGRYILNMQITSCGHTYQRCLGDFYVLFNPWCADDPVYMDNQAHREEYVLNEHGILYEGVHKHITSRPWHFGQFEDGILDICLKILDMGASYHHGSDRDHCWRNDPVHVSMVVNHMISSHTTNGIMKIPENNDYLKGTKPFSWNGSVPILQQWYNGRCRPVRYGYCGSLASVMCTVMRCLGIPSRVVTNFCFPCSVENPLGINEIFDCTGKNLCGKDKLWRYHCWNESWMARRDLNQCCGDWQCLDPTPLETGRGSTCSGPTWVRSIREGELDLDYDGHHMFSRVNSNYVGWLSQNNAKKIKFFCDAWPCGQHLITKSVGSEQFEDITGAYKYELGSVKNKEAYYRAYRRIHPGYCNASNCHIERELSSLKNPFLSDSGINMRLKMANCPMYGEDVQLHWLLENLRSENKNLKFNLCAQIITYSGCPMDQFWKDSVNVTLGPREVKNIPLCISYSQYGPYLCDHNIMKVVAVSDPECGEVLMASRDIVINRPPVIVKLLSQPRLKVPCTAEISFCNPLQEDMKNCIMTLEGCGLFKEPMTIDLGTLASNQQARTIVEFTPYRLGSHRLLANFGCHKFAYCKGCAKAEVCCPAGQNGGMPVSQNGSLPVCENGSLPMNGSGPVPMADPAFNSMCEYICIPMCNPNCSAGGQPVYDFVYLPAGHPLCNSICNQGFNPSINPGFNLGCDPGFRVVCETVPPATCAPMPPTVYGSMPAPTSNPVCPPMPHVVFETGPAPAHQPGGGGGPMSYSVSVPANNAVSALLTHFMAGSSPTVATQAVPTHMSAPPSHPVCSPVAHAVGGPVPPPAPLSVPAASISHIVCGSVPSPTTQPPCGPTATLPCQPPSAPVARGVCSPGPCPAPSPVPRSATRSATPAGLQVGSAPPAHSLCSPGPRPVGPPAAHSLCSPAPRPVGPPAAHSLCSPASVSLGAAGARPTSSPAPRPEDSVAACLPCPPAPRPLAAATARSLCAPTSRSVSRLVGTPGSRSVCGPQWGPSCDTTARSGTRSTWAPASRSAWSPTGRSGYSPLSRTAYGTLTRPPYSSLSRSSYNLSRSAYTTLPRSTSPSAYATLPRSRSRPSGSGLPHAGSRTPWSPSRSTLTYFKRKYL; encoded by the exons ATGTGTGACAGCCTTTTAGTTCTGAATATAAATGTTACTGAGAGGAAATTAGGTTGGTTCACAGAGGAGATCAGCCAGACCTTGCACTGCATCTTGCTGAGGAGCAGGTACCTCCACCAGTACTGTGCTTCAGATACTAGTACatgtagaagaaaaatggaag TCATTGAGCTGGGAGAAGTCGACTTGAACTGTCCTTCCAACTGCCAAATTCATAATACCCATTTCTTCGGAACTGACAGACAGATAATAAGGAGAGGGCAAGCCTTCAGCTTTTATGCTCACTTCCAAAATCGGGAATGGGATGACTCCGTGGACCAGGCTATTTTCACCGTGGAGACAG GCCTCAGACCCTGCGAATCAAATGAGACAAAATGTACCTTCCCAATGGGCAGATGTCTAGATCAAACCTGCTGGAGTGCTTCCTACAAAATTCATCAGCCAAAATGCATCAATATCAGCGTGTTTCCTCCCTCCAGTGCCTGCATTGGCCGTTATATTCTCAATATGCAAATCACATCTTGTGGTCACACATATCAGCGATGTCTCGGAGATTTTTATGTCCTTTTTAACCCTTGGTGTGCAG ATGACCCTGTATATATGGACAATCAGGCCCATAGAGAAGAATATGTTCTGAATGAACATGGGATACTGTACGAAGGAGTTCACAAGCATATTACCTCTCGACCATGGCACTTTGGACAG TTTGAAGATGGGATTCTGGATATCTGCTTGAAGATCCTAGACATGGGTGCGAGTTACCATCACGGCTCTGATCGTGACCATTGTTGGCGCAATGACCCTGTGCACGTCAGCATGGTGGTAAATCACATG aTAAGCAGCCATACCACTAACGGCATCATGAAGATTCCAGAAAACAATGATTACCTGAAAGGAACAAAACCATTTTCCTGGAATGGAAGTGTTCCTATTCTTCAGCAGTGGTACAATGGCAGATGCAGGCCAGTCAGATATGGGTACTGTGGGTCTCTTGCTTCAGTAATGTGCACAG TGATGAGGTGTTTGGGAATTCCAAGCCGTGTTGTCACGAACTTCTGTTTTCCATGCTCAGTTGAGAATCCCCTTGGTATCAATGAGATTTTTGACTGTACTGGAAAAAACCTGTGTGGTAAAGACAAACTATG GCGATATCACTGCTGGAATGAATCTTGGATGGCTCGCAGAGACCTAAATCAATGCTGTGGTGATTGGCAGTGTCTGGATCCAACACCTTTGGAAACGGGCAGAG GTTCAACTTGCAGCGGTCCTACCTGGGTTCGAAGCATCAGAGAAGGGGAACTGGACTTGGACTATGACGGTCATCATATGTTTTCTCGAGTAAATTCGAACTATGTTGGCTGGCTCTCCCAAAAcaatgccaaaaaaataaaatttttctgtgACGCTTGGCCATGTGGACAACATCTAATCACCAAGAGTGTTGGCAGTGAGCAATTCGAAGATATCACTGGGGCTTACAAGTATGAACTAG GTTCTGTGAAAAACAAAGAAGCCTATTACCGGGCTTACAGAAGAATTCACCCAGGGTACTGCAATGCTTCCAACTGTCATATTGAGAGAGAGTTATCATCTCTGAAAAACCCGTTTTTGAGTGACTCTGGTATTAACATGAGGTTAAAGATGGCTAACTGCCCAATGTACGGTGAAGATGTCCAACTGCACTGGCTGCTTGAAAATTTGCGTAgtgaaaacaaaaacctgaagttTAATTTGTGTGCACAAATAATAACCTACAGTGGTTGCCCAATGGATCAATTTTGGAAAGACAGTGTGAATGTCACATTGGGTCCAAGGGAAG TGAAAAACATTCCACTGTGTATATCATATAGTCAATATGGACCTTATCTCTGTGATCACAACATTATGAAAGTAGTTGCTGTCTCAGACCCAGAGTGTGGAGAAGTTCTGATGGCGAGCAGGGATATTGTGATCAACAGGCCACCTGTTATTGTAAAG CTACTAAGCCAGCCCAGGCTGAAAGTACCATGTACTGCAGAGATCTCCTTCTGCAATCCTCTCCAGGAAGATATGAAAAACTGCATAATGACATTAGAAGGCTGTGGTTTATTCAAAGAGCCGATGACCATTGA TTTGGGAACGCTGGCATCCAATCAACAGGCACGGACTATCGTGGAGTTCACACCTTACAGGCTTGGCAGCCACCGGCTCCTGGCCAACTTTGGATGCCACAAGTTTGCCTACTGCAAGGGATGCGCCAAGGCTGAAGTGTGTTGCCCCGCAGGCCAGAACGGCGGCATGCCCGTCAGCCAGAATGGGTCACTCCCGGTGTGCGAGAACGGCTCCCTCCCCATGAATGGCTCTGGGCCCGTCCCCATGGCGGACCCTGCGTTCAACTCCAtgtgtgaatatatatgtatCCCAATGTGCAACCCAAACTGCAGTGCAGGGGGCCAGCCTGTGTACGACTTCGTGTACCTCCCTGCAGGCCATCCCTTATGCAACTCCATCTGCAACCAAGGCTTCAATCCAAGCATCAATCCTGGTTTCAACCTGGGATGCGATCCTGGCTTCCGGGTCGTATGCGAGACCGTGCCTCCCGCTACGTGTGCACCGATGCCTCCGACCGTGTACGGCTCCATGCCTGCCCCAACGTCCAACCCCGTGTGCCCCCCTATGCCTCACGTGGTGTTCGAGACCGGTCCTGCTCCCGCGCACCAGCCCGGAGGCGGAGGGGGGCCAATGTCCTACTCTGTCTCTGTCCCTGCGAATAATGCGGTGAGTGCCCTGCTGACCCATTTCATGGCTGGCTCCAGTCCCACTGTGGCAACCCAAGCGGTCCCTACCCATATGTCTGCTCCGCCATCCCACCCGGTGTGCTCTCCGGTAGCTCACGCCGTTGGCGGTCCCGTGCCGCCGCCAGCTCCCCTTTCGGTGCCTGCCGCCTCCATCTCGCACATCGTCTGCGGCTCCGTGCCCTCTCCCACCACCCAGCCTCCGTGTGGCCCGACGGCCACCCTGCCCTGCCAACCCCCAAGCGCCCCAGTAGCCCGCGGCGTCTGTTCCCCAGGCCCCTGCCCAGCGCCTTCCCCGGTGCCACGCTCTGCCACCCGTAGCGCCACCCCAGCAGGGCTGCAGGTGGGGAGCGCCCCGCCGGCCCACTCGCTGTGCTCCCCAGGCCCCCGCCCCGTGGGACCCCCGGCAGCCCACTCACTGTGCTCTCCGGCCCCCCGGCCGGTGGGACCCCCCGCGGCCCACTCGTTGTGCTCCCCCGCCTCCGTCTctctgggggctgcgggggcccgCCCCACCAGCTCGCCCGCCCCTCGCCCCGAGGACTCGGTGGCAgcctgcctcccctgccccccggccccccgccccctGGCAGCCGCCACGGCCCGCTCCCTCTGCGCCCCCACCTCTCGCTCGGTGTCCCGGCTCGTGGGCACCCCGGGGTCTCGCTCGGTGTGCGGCCCTCAGTGGGGCCCCTCCTGCGACACCACCGCTCGCTCGGGCACCCGCTCCACGTGGGCTCCCGCTTCCCGCTCAGCGTGGAGCCCCACGGGGCGCTCGGGCTACTCCCCCTTGTCCCGCACCGCCTACGGCACGCTCACGCGCCCTCCGTACAGCTCCTTGTCCCGCTCCTCCTACAACTTGTCCCGCTCTGCCTACACCACCCTACCCCGCTCCACCTCTCCCTCTGCCTATGCCACCTTGCCCCGCTCCAGGTCGCGCCCCTCTGGCAGCGGCCTGCCCCACGCAGGGTCCCGCACGCCCTGGAGCCCCAGCAGGAGCACTCTCACCTACTTCAAGCGCAAATACCTGTAA